A stretch of Brassica rapa cultivar Chiifu-401-42 chromosome A08, CAAS_Brap_v3.01, whole genome shotgun sequence DNA encodes these proteins:
- the LOC103834299 gene encoding lysine histidine transporter-like 7: MSSCDNLEMVYITKTQKPCSFVRMMLRVLLGSVGFFITVGFSFLTYLVVLIGAVGLLVTSKYPCFMWVSIKNPQRKSLMWLLNVLVVSLGASLSILLVVGSALRLADNGLHANFFKP, encoded by the coding sequence ATGTCATCATGTGATAACTTGGAGATGGTGTACATAACCAAGACACAAAAGCCTTGCTCCTTTGTCCGGATGATGTTGCGTGTGTTATTGGGTTCGGTTGGTTTCTTTATAACCGTTGGATTCTCATTCTTGACATATCTTGTTGTTCTTATCGGAGCAGTAGGCTTGCTTGTTACGTCTAAGTACCCGTGTTTCATGTGGGTATCTATCAAAAATCCCCAGAGGAAAAGCTTGATGTGGTTGCTTAACGTTTTGGTGGTAAGTTTAGGCGCGTCTCTCAGCATTTTGCTTGTGGTTGGCTCGGCTTTGCGTTTGGCTGATAACGGTTTACATGCAAATTTCTTTAAACCCTAG